One window of the Gambusia affinis linkage group LG13, SWU_Gaff_1.0, whole genome shotgun sequence genome contains the following:
- the si:ch211-250c4.3 gene encoding uncharacterized protein si:ch211-250c4.3 isoform X1, which yields MSMKRKKAGLVISWQRSFSILAPWRKGKGDRNAVLDSDVVLTKMKPLNNFNEKFQSTENSVSTLSAAPVSEHNTPDPGEASEVNSHPEDKSRMDSGTGYLPGIFSDSHLSRLYKFESEDSGVELPSGANSPSTPTGSEKSFAVHSRESSCHSCNLDSDSTSSPDALVTKNQNSKEANGLKNSANSTGYTQDDMFIDRDDFDPSVVTVKLYICEEMDQGDATGSTSEDVRQRSKRLDEKISSDDKNSSESVKPADEFLPTQCKDETDEAIKAESLRRSDTRDSLEDYMDTCCKLSEAQQQRSSALGSGFGYLEHICQLLEKIARLQEVNVRLQRQICSLQRDSRMRKTKEECFQRCCSCGSATLAFQNWQSKSDFPSPSGTSSDLSTIPEVGWHPLPSARKGMSSEDLSAVPEWRRSQNQRSCAEREPHHHGDRTEGRSPPTGRLSENYMWGRFKDLVRKSKGKNQSGLGLTSASLKLSCPQLYRPDEEQTRCLTRNRNSMIALGYQNKQEDISWL from the exons ATGAgtatgaaaaggaaaaaggctGGGCTGGTCATCAGCTGGCAGAGATCTTTCTCAATTCTGGCTCCTTGGAGAAAAG GGAAAGGAGACAGGAACGCAGTTCTGGACAGTGATGTTGTGCTGACAAAGATGAAGCCCTTAAACAACTTCAATGAAAAGTTCCAGTCGACAGAAAACTCCGTCTCCACTCTCTCTGCAGCACCAGTTTCTGAGCACAACACTCCAGACCCAGGCGAGGCCTCGGAGGTAAACTCCCATCCCGAAGACAAGTCTCGGATGGATTCTGGCACCGGATACCTACCGGGCATTTTCTCGGACTCTCATCTCTCCAGGCTGTACAAGTTTGAATCCGAGGACTCTGGAGTGGAACTgcccagcggagccaactctcCGTCTACCCCCACAGGCTCAGAAAAGAGCTTTGCTGTCCACAGCCGAGAGTCCTCCTGTCACTCCTGTAACTTGGACTCCGACTCTACTTCCTCCCCCGATGCCCTAGTTACAAAGAACCAAAACTCCAAGGAGGCAAACGGCTTAAAGAACAGCGCAAATTCAACAGGGTACACCCAAGATGACATGTTCATCGACAGAGACGACTTTGACCCTTCAGTTGTAACAGTAAAACTGTACATATGTGAGGAAATGGACCAAGGGGACGCTACAGGGTCTACCTCTGAAGATGTTCGTCAAAGATCCAAACGACTTGATGAGAAAATCTCTTCAGATGATAAAAACAGCTCAGAGAGCGTAAAGCCCGCAGACGAATTCTTACCAACACAATGTAAGGATGAGACAGACGAGGCCATAAAGGCTGAGTCTCTAAGGAGAAGTGACACCAGGGACAGTCTAGAGGACTACATGGACACATGCTGCAAGCTCAGTGAG GCCCAACAACAGAGGTCCAGCGCTTTGGGCTCGGGCTTCGGTTACCTGGAGCACATCTGCCAGCTGCTCGAAAAAATTGCTCGTCTGCAGGAGGTAAACGTTCGTCTGCAAAGGCAGATCTGCAGCCTGCAGAGGGACAGCAGGATGAGGAAAACGAAGGAg GAGTGTTTTCAGCGGTGTTGCAGCTGTGGCTCTGCCACGTTGGCCTTCCAGAATTGGCAGTCGAAAAGTGACTTTCCGTCTCCGAGTGGTACTTCCTCTGATCTGTCCACCATCCCGGAGGTCGGCTGGCACCCGCTGCCGTCAGCCAGGAAAG GGATGAGTAGTGAGGATTTGTCAGCCGTCCCAGAATGGAGGAGAAGCCAAAACCAAAGGAGCTGCGCCGAGAGGGAGCCCCATCACCATGGAGACCGCACAGAAGGGAGGAGTCCTCCGACGGGCCGC CTCAGTGAAAACTACATGTGGGGCCGATTCAAGGACCTTGTGAGAAAAAGTAAAGGGAAGAACCAGAGCGGGCTGGGACTGACGTCTGCTTCACTGAAGTTGTCTTGTCCTCAGCTCTATAG GCCTGATGAAGAACAAACCAGATGTCTCACCAGAAACAGGAACTCCATGATTGCCTTGGGCTACCAGAACAAACAAGAAGACATCTCTTGGCTTTA A
- the si:ch211-250c4.3 gene encoding uncharacterized protein si:ch211-250c4.3 isoform X2 has translation MSMKRKKAGLVISWQRSFSILAPWRKGKGDRNAVLDSDVVLTKMKPLNNFNEKFQSTENSVSTLSAAPVSEHNTPDPGEASEVNSHPEDKSRMDSGTGYLPGIFSDSHLSRLYKFESEDSGVELPSGANSPSTPTGSEKSFAVHSRESSCHSCNLDSDSTSSPDALVTKNQNSKEANGLKNSANSTGYTQDDMFIDRDDFDPSVVTVKLYICEEMDQGDATGSTSEDVRQRSKRLDEKISSDDKNSSESVKPADEFLPTQCKDETDEAIKAESLRRSDTRDSLEDYMDTCCKLSEAQQQRSSALGSGFGYLEHICQLLEKIARLQEVNVRLQRQICSLQRDSRMRKTKEECFQRCCSCGSATLAFQNWQSKSDFPSPSGTSSDLSTIPEVGWHPLPSARKGMSSEDLSAVPEWRRSQNQRSCAEREPHHHGDRTEGRSPPTGRLSENYMWGRFKDLVRKSKGKNQSGLGLTSASLKLSCPQLYRPDEEQTRCLTRNRNSMIALGYQNKQEDISWL, from the exons ATGAgtatgaaaaggaaaaaggctGGGCTGGTCATCAGCTGGCAGAGATCTTTCTCAATTCTGGCTCCTTGGAGAAAAG GGAAAGGAGACAGGAACGCAGTTCTGGACAGTGATGTTGTGCTGACAAAGATGAAGCCCTTAAACAACTTCAATGAAAAGTTCCAGTCGACAGAAAACTCCGTCTCCACTCTCTCTGCAGCACCAGTTTCTGAGCACAACACTCCAGACCCAGGCGAGGCCTCGGAGGTAAACTCCCATCCCGAAGACAAGTCTCGGATGGATTCTGGCACCGGATACCTACCGGGCATTTTCTCGGACTCTCATCTCTCCAGGCTGTACAAGTTTGAATCCGAGGACTCTGGAGTGGAACTgcccagcggagccaactctcCGTCTACCCCCACAGGCTCAGAAAAGAGCTTTGCTGTCCACAGCCGAGAGTCCTCCTGTCACTCCTGTAACTTGGACTCCGACTCTACTTCCTCCCCCGATGCCCTAGTTACAAAGAACCAAAACTCCAAGGAGGCAAACGGCTTAAAGAACAGCGCAAATTCAACAGGGTACACCCAAGATGACATGTTCATCGACAGAGACGACTTTGACCCTTCAGTTGTAACAGTAAAACTGTACATATGTGAGGAAATGGACCAAGGGGACGCTACAGGGTCTACCTCTGAAGATGTTCGTCAAAGATCCAAACGACTTGATGAGAAAATCTCTTCAGATGATAAAAACAGCTCAGAGAGCGTAAAGCCCGCAGACGAATTCTTACCAACACAATGTAAGGATGAGACAGACGAGGCCATAAAGGCTGAGTCTCTAAGGAGAAGTGACACCAGGGACAGTCTAGAGGACTACATGGACACATGCTGCAAGCTCAGTGAG GCCCAACAACAGAGGTCCAGCGCTTTGGGCTCGGGCTTCGGTTACCTGGAGCACATCTGCCAGCTGCTCGAAAAAATTGCTCGTCTGCAGGAGGTAAACGTTCGTCTGCAAAGGCAGATCTGCAGCCTGCAGAGGGACAGCAGGATGAGGAAAACGAAGGAg GAGTGTTTTCAGCGGTGTTGCAGCTGTGGCTCTGCCACGTTGGCCTTCCAGAATTGGCAGTCGAAAAGTGACTTTCCGTCTCCGAGTGGTACTTCCTCTGATCTGTCCACCATCCCGGAGGTCGGCTGGCACCCGCTGCCGTCAGCCAGGAAAG GGATGAGTAGTGAGGATTTGTCAGCCGTCCCAGAATGGAGGAGAAGCCAAAACCAAAGGAGCTGCGCCGAGAGGGAGCCCCATCACCATGGAGACCGCACAGAAGGGAGGAGTCCTCCGACGGGCCGC CTCAGTGAAAACTACATGTGGGGCCGATTCAAGGACCTTGTGAGAAAAAGTAAAGGGAAGAACCAGAGCGGGCTGGGACTGACGTCTGCTTCACTGAAGTTGTCTTGTCCTCAGCTCTATAG GCCTGATGAAGAACAAACCAGATGTCTCACCAGAAACAGGAACTCCATGATTGCCTTGGGCTACCAGAACAAACAAGAAGACATCTCTTGGCTTTAG